GATTCTGTTTGTACAAGTACTGTACTGGCATAAATGCATCTTGTCATATGTTGCAGTTATCCTGCTACGGCACTCGGAGTTTCCATAGAGGTACGAAACAGGCGGCAAGCGGAACTTCCGAGTTCAGATAGATGGTCAGATTAGCAATCTAAACTTGTCCAGCAGCGCCTAGTAAAAGGTCCCTACGCTGTTTGTGCGCGGCGCGGCGGAAACTGACAGAGATGAAGTGACAGTGTCGTGTAAAGCAGGGAGCTGACTCAGCAGCTTACCAAGCCAGATTGCAGAAACTCAGGGAATATAGGCAGCTTACCTATCACCGGGACATGAAGGGGAGGGATGGCCCGGAACGCGCGGGTATCATGATTTTTCTCGGCTGAACAGAGGCGATATTGCAAATACCGcgatgaacaagaagagggaaacaTTCCCGAACAAAGGCGATTTTAAGCAATGCCGTCACAATGCATAGGTGTTTTTCGCTAATCTTGTGCATTGGACGGGCTATGTTGATACTCGGCTGAGTTGATAGAATGCATGGGAGGCGCAGGCAAGcgaaaaaggggaaatggagaggaagatgtaaAAAGGCAGGAGCATCGGCCGAGAAACGGGAATGCTGATTGCCGGGGTCGGGCTATGATTACAAACTCGCCAATCGTGCCACACCATCTCTAATGGCGGGGTAATTTTTTTGTAATAAAACTGTAATAAATCGGTAATGGGAAGTTGTAATTAGATCTCGCTTACCTTAtcaaaaaaagagaagactCGAACATTCGCCGCGCCGCCgccccttctctcccccGTCTTTCTTTAAATATCCGCCCCGTTTCCCTTTCGTTTTCCCATCTTTTAAATCAAAAAcatctcatccaccatATCCTTCTCAATTAGGACTGTACGCTCAACCCGCGCCCTAGCCACCACTCTATCAAAGCACCACAGACCTAGGCTTACGTCGCTCCTGCCAGTTCGCTCCGCCCATACATCAGCTCCCCAACCACCAAAGATCCCATCTCTTCGAGGTATTTCTGCTGTACCCCTTTCAGACAATAAAGAAACTAGCACCATGTCTATCTTGAACGGCGAACCCCACGGCAACTCTGTCGGCGTCAGGGAACCGAAGAGGACCGGCGAAGTcagcaagaagatgcaTTCCAAGGTTGTTATCATCGGCTCTGGTCCCGGTGGTCACACCGCCGCCATTTACTTGGCCCGAGCTAACCTCGAGCCTGTCCTCTACGAGGTAAGTACTCACGATGTTTTGGGCTATATGGATACTAACGACATACGCAGGGTATGCTTGCCAACGGGTGAGGCGCCATCGTCCAGTCACATCGTCCGATAGCCGAGACTAACGTTTACTATAGTTTTGCTCCCGGTGGTCAACTCACCACTACCACTGACGTCGAGAACTTCCCTGGTTTCCCCGAGGGTGTTACCGGTACCGAAATGATGGATAAATTCCGAGCTCAGAGGTACGTTATCTGCTCTTAATTAATCGGATAAATCTGGTTAACCGGCTGATCAATTTATTTGTCTTTAGTGAGCGATTCGGCACCAAGATCATCACCGAGACCGTTGCCCGTGTCGACCTCTCTGTCCGACCTTTCAAGTATTGGActgagggcgaggaggaggaaccCGAATTCATGACTGCCGACACGTAGGTTTCCTTCGGCAATCCCTACGGTTTGAAACGTCACTGACTTTTGTGCAAATAGTATCATCATGGCTACCGGTGCTTCCGCCAAGCGACTTTTCCTTCCCGGTGAGGACACTTACTGGCAGTCTGGTATCTCTGCTTGTGCCGTTTGCGACGGTGCTGTCCCCATCTTCAGACAAAAGCCGCTCGCCGTTATCGGTGGTGGTGACAGTGCTGCCGAGGAAGCTACTTGTGAGTAGTGTGTTTTAAATAAATGTAAAGGGGAGGAAACTGATAGGTCATGTCAGACCTCACCAAGTACGGTTCGCACGTCTATGTCCTCGTCAGAAGGGACGAGCTCCGAGCTTCCAAGATCATGGCCAAGCGACTCACTTCTCACCCCAAGGTTACCGTCCTCTGGAACGTAAGTGATTGTTTCGTCATCCCGCAGGAAGATGTGCAAGAGCTCATGGGTGTTTAGACTGTTGCTACCGAGGCCAAGGGTGACGGTGAGGTCCTTACGTCTCTTACCATCAAGGACACCAAGACTGGTAAGATCCGAGACCTCCCTGTCAACGGTCTCTTCTACGCTATCGGCCACGAGCCCGCCACTGCTCTCGTCAAGTCTCAACTCGAGcttgacgaagatggaTACATCAAGACTATTCCCGGTACCTCCCAAACTTCTGTCCACGGTGTCTTCGCCGCTGGTGACGTCCAGGACAAGAAGTACAGGCAGGCTATCACCTCTGCCGGTTCCGGTTGTATTGCTGCCCTTGAGGCCGAGAGACTCATcagtgaggaggaggctgaTGACGAGAACCTCATGACCGAAAATGTACACGTTCCTGCCGAGCACTACTTGGGTACTGACAGGGAATAAGAAGGATGTTCACAGTTAATTCTATTTAGTACTATGATATCTTAGAAAGTATAACCAGAATCATAGAATGCATCAGGATTTGTATAGTGGCATACAAGGGTTCTTTTTCCAAGGGGATTGAGCGGTGGCCGTTAAATCCCAGACATAATATCTTTAAGAGCAGCATCTGCGGCAGCGTCCAAGTCGGCAGGAGGCGGCGGAGGGGGAGCATCGCTTTCCGCAGGTGCAGGAGCATCTTCaggaggtgggggaggTGGAGCTGGACCCAAGAACTCTTCCTGTTGTAGAAGTTAGCAATGATAAAATCAAGACGGCCAAATGATACTGCAAGACTCACCTCTGGCACGTTGGCAACCAAAATCGTTCTTCCCGCAAACTGTCTTCCACCAATAGCGttcatcgccttcttcgTACTCTCCACATCCTTGTACATTACATACACCCTTCCAACACCTGCTTCGTCATCTGTCCTCTTATTCCTCTCCGCTGTCGCTGCAGCCGCCTCGGTGGACTCCCATTTCTTGGACTTGGGTACGGGTCTGGGAATACGGACACCCTCAATTTCACCATACTTGCTGCACTCATCATTGATATCTTCGATGATATCGTTGTAATCGTCGTCATTGTAGAGCTCTTCGGGAGTAACCATGTTGAGCAACAGCATGACACGAGATGTGGGGGCGTCGGCGTTGTTTTGCATGAGATGGGGGACTGATAAAAGTAACGGTGTTAGCTGACAATAGAGTAAAATACGCAGAGCTGGGCTTACTGGCTTGACTAAGGTAAGCGGCAGATCCAGGTATGGGCGCGTTAACACCAGTGTTACGACCGACGGCCGCACGTTGAACGACGAGGTTACGGTCACCAAGAGCAAAGTTGTGGAGGCCTTGGATGGCCATGTCTGTAACCTCAGGATCAAGGTACTCGGCAAAAGCGAAGCCCTGGTATATGATTAGTATGGTTCCTATATCAAAGTTGAGATACACTAACCTTGGATACACCAGCGCTCTCCTTGACCAAGTTGAAACTCTTGAGCTCTCCAaaactcttcaacaactccATGACTTGCTCGTCATTGAGGTAAGTAGGGATACCACCAATGAAAAGCTTGTTTGGTGAGTCCGCAACACTGGGAGCAACTACACCATTAAAGGTTTGCAAAAGCGGGTCGATACCGGCATAGTCCTTGGGTCGACGGACTCGAAGAGAAGCGCCATCAAGAACAACACCGTCAAGTTCAAGTGCAGCAGTAGCTTGTTCAGGAGTGTGCAACTGTTTCCAGTGGTCAGCGGAATACATAAGACGAAAAAAATCGCACACACCTCGATGAACGCGAAATTCCTGTCGTTGTTGATTTGGCATTGCTTGACGGGATCCTCCTTGCCATCAGCcatacccttctccttcatgaggttgttgaagaaaTCCTGAATCTGCTTCTCTTGCATGTCCTCCTTAATACCACCAATGTACAAACGGTTGTTCTGTCGAACAGGGTTACTAGGAGGAAAGGCACCAGCGACGAAGGTGGCGGGGATACCGAGATgggcaggaggaggaactcGACCGGGACCATAGGTAAACAAACCTTTATTTATTTGTCAGATTGACTTACATACAACGGTGAACGAGTATCACTTACCAGTCGTCTTGGCCTCGAGGGCGCTGACACCCTGGAACTGTACAGGTGCAGTATCCCAAAGCGACCTACtcaacttctccttcctctcctcaagGGACAAAGTTCCGTCCGGTGTTGGACTCCTTCTGTCCTCGTAGAAtcgtccaccaccaccaccaccaccgccgccgccgccgccgccgcctcgCCTGCCTCCATCCctatctcctcttccgccacggaatccatcatccctcttccttctagGGGGAGACCAGTTCCCTCTCATGGGCTCCGCAAACTCGGGAGGTTCATCATACCTCGGCCTTCTGTCACGATGTCCGTGCATAGGCTCAGCAGCGAGTGTaaattcttcttcgtccctTCGTCGACGACGAGGTGGTCGTTCTTCAAAACCGCCCGCTCCTCGACCATCACGTTCGAATCGGTCGTACCGGTCTCGCGCTTCATAACCTCTATCCCTCTCCCGCTCACGGTCTCGAGGTCGGTAatccctttctctcccatGGTCACGGTCTCCTCTGTCGCCCCTGTAAGCGTCTCGATCTCTCTCGCGGTCGCGGTAGCGGTCGTCCTTATCATCTCGACGATGTCTGCGTTCAGGGTCTCGGTCTTCGCGTTCGTAATCTCTGTCTCGGTGGCTCTTGTGGCTACGAGCTACTATGGGTCAAATTACTATGACGATAGTAAAAGAAGATATAGACGTACTGTCGTCGGCGCGGTCTCTGCTTTTAGCGTAGGAAGAGGCAGCCTCCTCGAGGGCATCTATAAACAAACAGCCCAGTCACAGTTAGCTCACGGAGAACTAGTCAACACCACTCCTGACCATACTTACCGTATCCTGCGTCCATGGTGGCGCTTTTTTTCTCCTAAATATGCTGTTGAAACTGAAAGCAGATACTGCGTCTTCAATTCAAGAAATGCTTTCGCCGTCGCTCAGGCCACGACTTAACGCTCTCCGCCGCCCACGTCGGAAAATTCCGGCGTTTTATGATGTGGCATTATCCAAGCTCTACTTTTCACAAGTGCACCATCATCGTATAACACAAGATTGCATGCTCTATATGCACCCTATCAATACCCCCACTATCCGTCAAAGAGGCGGAGGTACAACATTGTTTTATTTTAGTATCCATtatgaaaagaggaaagttTAAAAGTTTGAATCAGGTGAGTAAGACAAGCGGTGGCGCCAAAACGAAACTCTATATGCGCGCAACTCGAAACAAACGGTCAAACTGCTTACCACCTGCTAGAATagccaccaccaccaccgccgccgccgtAAGAGTTGGCGCCAGAGCTGTAGCCGCCTcggccaccaccaccgtaACCACCTCGACCACCACCACGGCCGCCTCGGCCAcggccaccaccacctcgaCCGCCGTACATGgccatctcctcaagctcAGGGGGGCTGGGACAGACGTCAGTAATGGATCTCAAATAAGCAGGCAATGCTCACATGTCAGCCTTGGACTCCCTCAAAATCTGGACGAGTTCACGAGCAGATTTGGAGTTGTCCATAGTGAAGTAAGTGTACGAAGTACCCTTTCGACCAGCACGACCAGTTCGGCCGATTCGGTGAATGTAATCTTCACAGTTGTTGGGGAAGTCACTATAAGATTGTCAGCGAAAAGTAACAGGAAAATCAAAAAGGGATGGATTCACTAGTTGATAACGTAACCAATGTCTCGGACATCTGTAAGAATGAGACAAGAAAAACATGAGTACAGGACTATTTGAGCTGGACGCTCAATGGCAGACATTGACAGCTGTGTGTCAATCACTAAAAGCTAGAGGCCACAAATTGCAAAAATCCGCTCGAATCCACTTTGAAGAAATACAAAGCATCGGCGTGAACAACTTGCGTCAGCGCTTTCGAGGTCCCACGGGGTGTTGCCTAACGTCTTCTCCGTTTAAA
This DNA window, taken from Cryptococcus tetragattii IND107 chromosome 6, whole genome shotgun sequence, encodes the following:
- a CDS encoding thioredoxin reductase; translated protein: MAGSRLPYQKKRRLEHSPRRRPFSPPSFFKYPPRFPFVFPSFKSKTSHPPYPSQLGLSLRPYISSPTTKDPISSREPKRTGEVSKKMHSKVVIIGSGPGGHTAAIYLARANLEPVLYEGMLANGFAPGGQLTTTTDVENFPGFPEGVTGTEMMDKFRAQSERFGTKIITETVARVDLSVRPFKYWTEGEEEEPEFMTADTIIMATGASAKRLFLPGEDTYWQSGISACAVCDGAVPIFRQKPLAVIGGGDSAAEEATYLTKYGSHVYVLVRRDELRASKIMAKRLTSHPKVTVLWNTVATEAKGDGEVLTSLTIKDTKTGKIRDLPVNGLFYAIGHEPATALVKSQLELDEDGYIKTIPGTSQTSVHGVFAAGDVQDKKYRQAITSAGSGCIAALEAERLISEEEADDENLMTENVHVPAEHYLGTDRE